The following is a genomic window from Paenibacillus thiaminolyticus.
CGGGAGAAAATAATTTATGCCCCTTACCGAATTCCTTGTTTCTTTCTTACAATTGGTTTTCTTACCAATGCCATAATTCCTGCTGTAACATAGAACATGGCAGGAATGAATCCGAATACCGAAATAATACAAACGCCCACCGATACAATAATAAGCGTCCATCCTGCGAGCTTCGGGCTGCCGTTACCTTTCAACCAAATCATCGTAATCATACCTAACACACAGCCGATAATCCCGGGTAGAACCCACTTGCAGTGAAATAACAATGCAAATATGAATGAATATTTTTAAATTCATTCACTCCCGAAGAAAAAAAAGACTGCCTGAATTCATCCTATTTTTGGCAGTCCGTTAACCCTTTCATGATAAACTCCGCCAAATACTGTATCACTTGTGGAAAATGGCGAACCCCAATCTCTTCCTTATGTGAATCGATATACGCTAACGAGTCAAAGAATGCGGGCAAAAGTTCATCATCAATATCCTCTCTTATTTTTCCTTCCGCTTTCCATTTTTTAAATAAGTCATTATATAGACTGCGAATGGAATCATCATTTCCTTTGACCTCTTCATAGTAGTGTTCCAGTTCCCGGAAGAGATCCCGGTTATACCATTCCTTCAGTATGATATTCGAGTTCATAGCACTGATGTTCTGCTCCACTAATGTGCTCACAAGTGTTACGGGATCTTGATTCATGTCTAGGGATTCAACAATCCGCTTTTTCAATATCTCATTTTCTTTCATATAGATTTCAAAGAACAATTTCTCTTTCGAGGAATAGTAGTTATAAAAAGTCCCCACTGCTATTCCCGCCATTTTTGCAATGTCTGCGATATTCGTATCTTTGAATCCTTTGGAGTGGAATAATTCCCAACCACAATTAAAGATAAGCTGTTTTTTATCCATCAGTTACCTAACCTCTTATGAATGAATTTTATTTTATTCGTTCACATTAAAGCACAGTTGCATTTTTTTGTCAACGCAAACAGAAGCACATTAGAATTTCTTAACGCCTTTCAAAGTAACTCTTCATTCAAGTGCCCATTATTTTTCAATATGCTCCTTACTCTTGAAATCGTGCCTTTTCGGAGAGGCAGAAAAGCCATTCTGTGAAACAAAATCCACCTCAAACAAGCAATTGCCTCGAACAGTTCCAGTTCCTCGCTTGTATATGAAGTTTCTTTTACAATCGCAGAAAGTAAATGGGTACTTAGCCTCATGCCGCCATATATCTTCATCAACACCATTGACCAGGCCATATCGTATCTGGGGTCACCAAGCTGCCCGTTGGTCCAATCGATTATGGTATGCGTCCCTTCCGCTTCCAACACATTCCCTATATGAAAATCCCCATGAATCAGGCAATCTTGCTTCATATCCGCACATTCAACGAGTTGAACAAGCAAATCTCGTAGATCAATATGTTCTTCAATCCCCGGATAAAAATAAGAAATAAAATCATGCTTGGGAAGCGCGAATTCATCTATATCTTGGAGAGGAATTCTATGTACGCGAGTTAGCATCTCTATAAGCGCTTTAAACAAACGCTGATTTGCTTTCTCGATAGGACTTCCGTCGAAGCTCGTTAATAAGACAGAATTCTCGTCTCGATCAAGCCCCCAGCCATACGGTTTAGAAACCGGCAACCCCCGATTATAAAAAGCTTCTAACAGCTTATACTGATTACGAACATCGGGCTTGGAATCGCGATTCCAGACTTTGAGCACAAACTGAAGCTCGCCTACACTGATTTTCGTTACCTCTGCTTCCAGACCGGACTTCATGGGAAAAATGCACGACTCCTCTGGCCGAAGCAGTGAATATGCCTCGCTTCGTATTTCCATCCAATCTATATCTCGAATAAGATTACTCAACGTCTCTCTTCCTTTCTAGGGGTCTTATCATCGTTATGTGATTTTATGGCTAACGATGATTTTGCTGTCGAGCAACCAAGTCATGATAATCCGATGTTACTCATAAATCTTCCCCATATACAGGATCTGAGCACACCTCTTCCATGGGTTATCGGGTTTGTTGTAATACGGCAGACCGTCAATTGACGTCAATCCCCATTCATTGGCGGCTTCCAGAAAGGCTTCTATCGATTCATTCTCCCACTCTTCTTTATGGTTAATCCTGTCCTTTCTAAGTTCATTCATAAAGTGTAGAAAAGATTTTTCATCTGTCACTTCATCTACCAGTTCGAAAAGTATCTTCTTCATCTTTTAAATTTTCAATCCTTTGCCATTTTCCTTCAGGAATTGCACATCACGTAATGGAAATGCAGATTCCTTCATGTTCTATTCATTGCCTAGTCCAAAAGCTTTTATAATCCTCCAACTCGACATCCTCATCTTTCATGCAATAGTAGCATGGAAGATTTCGTCTATGATTTGATTATTTTGATCATAAAGCATATATGGATGTAAAAACAACTTATCGCACTCTTTATGCTCCTCCCCGATATTTCTTTTTTTCGGAACCAATGAGATTTCCGTTGTTCAAGAGGTAAGTATCTCCGGATGAAATAGTGAAAAACATCAAAATAAGAGGAAGAGTCGGTCCTGATCTTACTCATTCTTCTTGGGATACAAACACTTTTGTTATTGGTGCAATCGCCTCCGCCCACTCTTTAAATGCGTCAGGAGTAATCATAATGTTAGGAGTATGTGTCTGCCAAACTGCATATCCTGCCATATTCTGTAATGCGTCTTCAGGGATTGTCTCATTCCAAATGTCTTCTCGACTTGGATCCCCTATGTAGACACCATTGACATCATACGTGTGGGTATCAGTCGCATGAAGGATGTTACCAGAAGCATCTGTAAGAAGAACTACAACAGACCCAGTAAATCCTTCCCAATGATCGGAAGTCCAGGTTTTTGTAGTAGCATCAATTTGTGCGTTACCTGAGATTGTAAATCTTGTCTCCATTGCTCTATGTTCTCCTAATACATCGTGCTTAGAACCATGAACGGGAAAAGAAAGCATGTTCAACAACCTTTCTTATGGATTTTTTCGATATTAATGTTACCAAATAAAATAATAAAATTCTGTATTATTAATCCAAATTTGACACATTTGGACCTAACCTCGCCATGATTAATCCCTTATTTTGAAAATTGTTCACAAATTTTATGTAATCTAGGAATTCATAAACAATGATATAGATGAAGGGGATAACTCATACTTATCCTGCTTCCACGAATAAGCTAGAGTTCACCCCTCGCCGAAAATAAAAGCCATTATCGTAAAAAGGAGCTGTTATTCAAATGTTCAAAAAAGTTGCAATCTTGTCGTTGGCGATCGCTAGTACGTCCGTCCTGGCCCAAGGAGCATATGCCGCGGAGAATAAGGTTCAAGCTAATGTGAATAATCAGCATCAAGCCGTGACCGCCGATAGCGGACTGGTCCTTCTAAGTGCAACGTATGAAATAAAGGAAAATGGAGTTCGATTCCGAAGCAATCCTTCCTTATCCGGGACAGTGATTGGCTTGCTTAATAAGGGCGATATGGTGAACGGAGGACGTCAAGATCCTGTATACGCAGACGGCTATAACTGGATCAATGTATATAGCTACAAACATAATGCTTGGGGTTGGGTAGCAGTCAATTATGTGACGGAGATCGGATGATTCTATTTTTTTCAATCGCAATGGGGCAGCCCCATTGCGATTGAACATTTCCCGAACAGCCGCGGCTGAATGATTTGCAGGGCCTTATCCAATATCGAGACTCACGACAAGCGTCTGAACTATGCTCCTGATTTTTTTATTAATCCGGTAGATTCTTGTCGTAATTGCATTACCCGATACCTCATATTTGCGAGTCAGATCCGCAATTGACATGTTCTGAATGTAATAATCCGTATACAGTTCATATTCGCTTGTACTCAAGTTCATTAACACTTGATCATATAATTCATCCACATCGACAGCGTTTTCGATAAGCTGATCGATTTCATTATTCCGCGATTCCAATTGGTTATTAATATCATCCGTCATGAGTACTTCATACCTATTTTTGAGATACATCGCTCGAAACGATAGATTCACGAAATTCCTGGCCGTAGTGAATAGCCATCCTTCCACATTCGGGTGATTTTTCAGCTTAGAGATTTGCTTTCTCGCTTCCAAAAAGGTATTTTGCGTACATTCATCGGCAAAGTCCATAAGCTCCAACTGCGATTTTGCCAATTTCCTGCAATATTTATAGATCGGCTTGAAATAGGTATCACATAATTCATGAAAAAAAAGCTCATCACGTTCGCATCTTTCCCTCAACACAGTGCCACAACTCCTCAACTAATTTTGTTATTTATTTATATAAAACCCAGTTAAATCTAATTATGGCTATAATAAATAATATGTATTATTAACGAGAAAGTAAAGGGAATATTTTACAGATTATATTGAGGCCATAACAGAAACAAAAAAGAGCCTCAGCATAACGCGCTGAAGCTCCGGAGAATGGCAGGAGAATCCTCCCCTTCCACCTTAATGGCTAACCTTCTTTTCACTTTTCGATGTATGATTGCGCAGATGCAAATACACCGTATGCTTCGTAATCTTGAGCGCGCTCGCTACAATCGTTACGGCGTCCCTCATATTGAATACGCCCCGCTCATATAAGAGGCCGATAATATGCTTATTCCGGTTCGCATACGAGATATCGGGAGAAGCGTCAACCCCCTCAATCGTTCGTTCAATCGTTTCCTGAATCATATCCTCGACAGATGAGGCAAAATGCTCCGTCTGCCCCCTTGATTCCAGATCCGGATGCGGCACAAAGGCTTGGAGTACCTGAGAAAACGGCTCATCCAGATTTATGTTAATGCACAGCAATCCGATAATTTTCCCAGCCTCGCCCCGGATCGCGATCGTGCTCGACTTCATCAGACGATTGTTCTTGCTCCTCGTAAAATAACTGATTGCCTGCTTCGAGTTGGACTGTTCAATCTCTTGCAGCATTTGCAGAGCCAGATTGGTGATCGGCGCTCCCAATTCCCTTCCCGTATGATGCCCGTTCGCAATCTTGATAACGGAATGCTGGTAATCTTCCAGACTATGCAGCACGATCTCGGAGGCATCCCCCAAGTAATCAGCCAAGCCTTCCACCACCGAATCATACGACTCCAATATAGAACGATCCTGTTCCGTAAATCTTGTGTTCATGGAATCAAATCCTTCCTTGGGCAACCTGTAGTTGAGCATTGCGGTCAATTAAAAAAATTTGATTATATCAACATAAGTTAATTCTATTAACGATTAGTAACATCATAACGCGAACGATGGCCACAATCAATCCCCCGCTTCGCCAATTTCCCCGATACATCGTCCAAATCGGCCACAATATTGACGGCTTCGCATAACTTGCGGCAAATTTTCAAACTCTATCAAAAGCGATATTGTATGTTCGAAACAAACTTGATATAATCAATTCTAGTTAATCGACTCAATTTTTTTTGATTAGATTAATAAATCCAAGATTAACTCAAACTTAATTGATTCCCTGAAGCAATGCATTAATTTTTAAATTTTGAAAGCGGTTACTAATTAACCTGCACACAAGGAGGAACTTCGAGTATGGACATCGCAATCGGCACCTTATTGCTTCTACTGGTATTGTCCCTGTTCTCCCTCTTCAGCTTCAAAGCGCCGAACGGCATGAAGGCGATGGGGGCATTGGCCAATGCGGCGGTTGCCAGCTTTTTGGTGGAAGCGTTCCAAAGCTATGTAGGCGGAGACTTGTTCGGCTTCGAGCTCGCGAAGGAAGTCGGGCTTGCTTCCGGCAGCATGGGCGGCGTAGCCGCTGCCGCGCTGGTCGCGCTCGCTATGGGGGTCTCCCCCGTCTATGCGCTGCTGCTTGGCGCAGCCTGTGCCGGCACCGGCTTGCTCCCTGGCTTTATCGCCGGTTACCTCGTCTCGTTCATCGTCAAGTTTATTGAGAAGAAGGTTCCGGACGGACTCGATCTCATCGTCTGCATTATCGTCGCCGCACCGCTCGTCCGCTTCGCAGCCAATATCGCGACGCCGATCGTCGACGCCACGCTGCTCAATATCGGCGGCATCATTACGACAGCAGCGAACAATAATCCGATTATTATGGGCATCGTCCTGGGCGGAGTCATTACCGTCGTCGCGACCGCGCCGCTCAGCTCCATGGCGCTTACCGCGATGCTAGGTCTGACCGGGCTGCCGATGGCGATTGGGGCCTTGTCTGTCATGGGTTCATCCTTCATGAACTTCGTGTTCTTCCACCGCATGAAGTTCGGCGACCGCAGCTCCACGATTGCCGTGGCTATCGAGCCGTTAACCCAGGCGGACGTCATCTCCGCCAACCCGATACCGGTCTATGTGACCAATTTCCTGGGCGGGGCCATGGCCGGAATCGTCGTCGCCCTGTTCAACCTGACCAACAATGCGACCGGCACCGCGACCCCGATTGCCGGACTGATGGTCATGTATGGCTTCAACGATGCCAAGACCGTGACAATCGCGGCCGTATTATGTGCGCTGTGCGGCATCGTGGCGGGCTTCATCGGCTCAATCATCTTCAAGAACTTCAAAATCCGCACCGTCGCCGAAATCCGCGGAACCGCGCCCGCGACCGGCACCGAAGCGGCTTGAGCGAGTTGATATATGTAGTCTTGTACGGGTATTCACGCAGCATCAACAATCTATGCAGAGGAGAATCGAACCATGCCGTTTCACTCCGTTTTTGACATTATCGGCCCCATTATGATCGGTCCGTCCAGTTCGCATACGGCCGGAGCCAACCGCATCGGCCGCGTGGCGCGCAAGCTGTTCGGGCGCTTACCCGAATCCGTGACGGTAACCCTGTATGGATCATTCGCCAAAACTTACCGGGGCCATGGAACCGATGTGGCCATCATAAGCGGAATTCTTGACTTCGACACGGCGGACGAGCGGATTCCGGACGCCCTCGATATCGCCGCGGAGCAAGGGCTGGACGTACAGTTCGTGCTGTCGGATGACATCGTGGAGCATCCCAATACCGCGCGTCTTACCCTGAGAGACAAGCGTGGCGCGCTGGAGGTCGTCGGGGTATCGATTGGCGGCGGCAGCATGGAAATCCGTGAAGTCATTCAATTAGACGACAACCCGTACGGCAGCCATCCAATGATGCTCGTCCTGCACGAGGACAAGCACGGCGCCGTAGCCCATGTGACGTCGCTGCTCGCCGAGCATCATATCAACATCGGATATATGGAAGTATCCCGTTCGGGCAAAGGACAGAGCGCCTTGATGGCGATCGAGCTCGACGAATCGATCGACGACGCGGTCATCCATCATATGCACAAGCTCCCTCATATTAAGGAGATATGGCAAGTGAAGACATATCAGCGCACGAACTCCGAAGGAGGCAGACCATGTTCCATAGCGTAGCCGAGCTGCTCCAGCTTGCCGAGGAGAGACAGATTAACATATCGCGTGTCATGCTGGAAAGAGAAATGAAGATTCGACAGCAATCGGAAGAAGAAATTATGCACATGATGGAGGCCAACCTGACTGTCATGGAGCAGGCGATCGAGAAAGGCCTGAAGGGGGTCGTCTCCCATTCCGGTCTGACCGGAGGAGATGCCGTCCTGCTTCAGCGCTACATTGCCGGCGGCCATTCCTTGGCCGGTCCCCTCATTCTCGATGCGGTCAGCAAGGCGGTGGCAACCAATGAAGTGAACGCGGCCATGGGCATCATCTGCGCCAACCCTACCGCTGGAGCGGCAGGCGTCGTGCCGGGGACGCTATTCGCGGTCAAGGAGAAGCTGAAGCCTACACGGAAGCAAATGGTGGAGTTCCTGTTCACGGCGGGAGCATTCGGGTTCGTCATCGCCAATAATGCCTTCATCTCGGGCGCGGCGGGAGGCTGCCAAGCCGAGGTCGGCTCCGCCACGGGAATGGCCGCGGCGGCGATTGTCGAGATGGCGGGCGGAACGCCGCGCCAGTCAGCCGAAGCGATGGCGATCGCGCTGAAAAACATGCTCGGCTTAGTATGCGATCCGGTGGCTGGCCTGGTGGAGGTTCCTTGCGTGAAGCGCAACGGAGTCGGCGCCTCCGCAGCGGTTGTAGCCGCGGATATGGCATTGGCCGGGATCAAGAGCCGAATACCGCCCGACGAGGTCATCATGGCGATGTATGAAGTCGGCCTCTCCATGCCAAGCTCCCTCCGCGAGACGGCGGAAGGAGGACTGGCCAACACCCCTGCCGGCCGCAAGCTGGAAGCGATGGTGCTTGGCGGCAGTCAATAGCGGAAAACGCCAAAGTCCCCGGGCAGTAACGACGACGCCGGGGACTTTCAACGTTTACTTTCCGAGCTTAGACGGGACACGCCCAAGGCCTAAGACAAGTGAGCGCCGTTGCCGTTCAGCGCCTTCTGAACCCGCATCACGCCCTGGGACAGCGCATGACCGCCTCCGATAGCGGCCGCGACCGCCACGGCCTCCATAATTTCCGCGTCGCCCGCTCCTTTATGTCTCGCCTCGTTCACATGGTATAACGTGCATACCTCATTGTTCGCGAACAAGCCGATCCCAAGGGCGATCAGCTGCTTCGTCTTCGCATCCAGCGCCCCGTCGGCGAAGCAAGCGCCCGTAAACGCATGATAAGCTTGCGTGACGTCCGGCAAGGTCGATTCCAGCTCGGCAATCTCATTCTTATAAGCCTGCACTTTGTTATCCATTTCGGATATGATCGCTCCTTCTCTGCCGCCCCCGATGCAGCACATCTCTTCTCAGGGGCAGTGGCCAATCTGCTTCGTTCCCTAGGATAACCAGGTCAAGCCGGCTTCATCCCTCCGGCTGGTCGGAGGGATGATTCTTCATCACTCGGGATTCCCGCTTCAGCTTCTTATACGCGTTGATGAACGATGCGGGATTATCGCGGACGAAATAAGTCTCCACCCCGCGATGCGTATGCAAATAGAGAAAGCCGATCGCATCCGATCCGCCATGCTTGCGATGGCAAGACATATCATAGATCTGCGACATGGCGATCCGCTTGTCCCGGATTCGCACCTCATGTGCGTGCAGCTCGATATGGTACGAGGTCTCCGTAATCCGTGCCTCGTTGCAATCTATGGTCCTCGTAATCTCCACGCATGCCTGTACCGCCAATACGCTCATCGCTGTACCCCCTTAATCCGTAAAAGAGCTTTCCCTTTCCGACCATTATAAAGGAAAAGCAGGGGCGTTCGCCAATTCTCCCCCATCCCTCAGGCTGTGCGCCTAGCCGAGAGCATGGCCCGAACCATCTTATCACGCGAACAGGCGAACAGGCGGCAGCGGAAGCTGTCGCCTGTTCTATCATCAACTTATTTGACGTAATAATGAAGCGGATAAGTCCGGTATTGAGCCGGAGCCATTTTCTCGGTGGTGTAGAAGCCGGCCGGCGCCTGCAGCAGATCCGGAATCCGGTTGACGACCGTCGCGCATGTCAGCTCGACCGTTGCCGGGCAGGAGATATTGACCTCAGTCATTGGCTCGCCCTTAATGACCCAATCGTTATGGTCGACTTCATCCTCGGCATACACTTTGCCGATGCATTCCGTCACGATAACCGGACCTTGATGGGTCACCGTCGTGACGACGGCGGACATGCCGGTGGCATCGCCTGCCGGGATGGTGCGGCCGAGCGTCGTGGAATGCAGATCTTGATCATGCGTCATTGGCACGAGCTGCTGATCCATTGATTTGATCGTCCACCCGAACTGCGAGCAGAGCCATTCGTTCGCATTTCTCATGAAGGACGGGAGGTCGTTGTTGCTGGCGATCTTCTCCTCGAATTCCTGCAGGGTCAATCCGGCCCCGTGCACCTCGGCAAGCGCAATGCCATACTCCTCGACGTTGTAGCTCGACTTGCCCTCGATTCTCGTAATCTGATGCGTCGCTCCGGCCAATACTGTGATTAGATTGCCCCAAAATACGTCCTGATACCCGGATCCCGCCAAGGTGCAGCCGTTGTCCTTCGCGAGCCGGTCAAGACGGCTCGTCAAAGCCGGGGAGGTTGTCCATGGATAGAAGGCTTCTTCACAGGTGCTGATCGCGTTCACCCCGTGACGGGCCGCCAGCTCGAATGCTGCGTACGTATCCGACAGCAGGCTTGTCGTCGCGATAATGCAGACTTGCGCATCACATTCCTTGAAGACTTGCTCGGCATCCGCACGGACAGGCACATTCAGCTTGAGGCCCAGGCCTGCCACCTCGCCTGCGTCCTTGCCGACGATATTCGGATTCACATCGATGGCCCCGACGATTTCCGCGCCCTTCTCATGCAGATATCTTAGAAAATATAAACCCATTTTTCCGCAGCCGTACTGAATGACTCTAATTTTCTCTTTCATGACGGACAACCTCCCAAAGATATTGTTACTTTTTTCACAATCTATTATGCCATCGTCTTGCAGGAGCTCCTCTGTCCTTATCATAAACTCTATAGTAACTATAGAGTCAACCCTGTGTTATCGGAACCTGCAGCTTCATGAACATATTCCGTTCATCGGTATGGAATACCGGCAGCTCCACCACGACTTCGCAGATATAATCGCCGGCCACTTCGCAGCCCTTTGCCTTCACATGGTCAAGCAGACGCCCGGCATATTCCCGCTCCTGAAAAAACTGCTGCAGTAAATCAGGCTGTTGGAAAACCCCTGTTTTTTTGGGAGGGGTGAGTACCTAATCGAAACTTGGCATTCAGAGCGTTATCGCCTTCCGGAGACATCATAATCTCCTTGGGTTTTAACGTGTGGAGGGAATTGCTGCTATTTTACAGGAATTTCGGCTCAATGAGTCCACATTTCAGGGAATTGCTGCACAGCTACATCATTTTAGGCCCTTTTGAGCGAAGTCGAAGAGAAACGGGTGAAATTGCTGCCGTTTTACAGGATTCCCTTTCTGGTGAAGCCGTCCCTATCGAGTTGCTGTATTTTTGCAGGATTTTGCCTACCGAATCAACGTGTCTTGAGACACCGTGCAGTTTTAGGGACTTCGCCTATCGGATAGCACGCGGGAATACGCTGCAGCACAAGCTGTCCGTCCTGCGGCGCGTTCATATACGTGTCGTAATTTTTGATGCTGACCTGGATCGCCTTATCCATCTGCTCCAGTTCCTTGCGCTTGCGATCAACAAGCGCGGCCTGCTCCCGCAGCATCGCAGGAATCGAGGCGATATCCTCGCTGTCGAACCAGGCCATAATATTGTCCAGCGACATGCCCAGATACTTCATATAATTGATTAAATCAAGTCTGGCGCACTGCTTGATCGAATAATAGCGGTAACCGGTAGTCTCATCGACGAACTCCGGCTTCAACAGTCCCAGCTTGTAATAATAGCGGAGCGTCTGCACCGAGGTATGGTTCAGCTCCGCCATGCGGCCGATCGATAGCTTGTCCATGAAGCCTCCTGCTCCTTTTATCAACCTGTGTTCATCTCATCCAGACTTATTCAGCATATGAACGGCTTGGGGACGGTTCAACTCGTGCATGCACCGTTTCTGCATTCCCGAGAGTTCAGCATACATCTCCCCGAACTCGCCCGGAGACAGAACCGAGTATACCCGGCAGCGTCCGCTCTCGCTCAGCTCCAGGAAAAAACGGGCCCGATCGGACGGATGAAGCTCCTGGAAATCTTTGCGGAAAGCTTCGGCCTCCCCATACTTCAGCGCTTGAAGCAAATGGTAAGTGTACTCCTCTTTATACCGGTATTCATTCAGACGGATCATCACATTCGCTCCTTTCCCCTTCCCGTTTATAACTGCTCCACTTCTACACTGAGCACATGATCAATTTTTTTGATGTAATAATAGATCTCGGTCAAATAATGATGCTCCGGCACAGACAGCACCAGATCCATCCGCTGCCGTCCACTGTCGAGATCTTTGAGCTTAAAGTGCCGGATCTTGAATTCGGCCTTATCTGTGGATGCCATCTCCTCCGGGGCAGGCATATGATTCTTCTGAATCCGCCGGATGAGCTCGGTCATGCGAGGATTCGATTCCACCACGACCTTCAGCGACACATCACAGCGGTTCAATCTCGCTGACCCAAGCGACTTCAAAAGAATGGGAACCAGATTGACGGCAGCAATCAGCAGCAGGACGCCGCAGATCGCCTCGGCATAAAACCCGGCCCCGATAGCGACCCCAAGGGCAGATGCCGACCAGATAAGCGCCGCGGAAGTGAGCCCGGAGATCACCTCATTGCTTCTGCGCAAAATAACACCGGCCCCAATAAAGCCGACGCCGCTAACAATCTGGGCGGCCAGCCGCATTGGATCCATATTCGGATGATCTGCGCCCCCGAATTTGCCGAAGGCTTCGATCGACACAATCGTCAGCAGACAACTGGCAATGCAAATCACCATGCTGGGCCGCATCCCCAGCTGCTTCTGCTTCATTTGCCGGTCAAGTCCGATCAACAGCCCGAACAACAGGGCCAGTGCCAGCTTCATCATCATCACTATCATTGCGATCACCTCTCGGATACAAGCTCATGTTGGAACACCAAAAAGCTCTCCCGCAAAGAGAGAGCCAGCCGTTATCCGATGACTGAAAGCAGATCAAATCAACCTGCCGCGGCACCCTGTCTGCGCATCGCGAATCCATCCGCAGGGATCAGGGGTGAAGGCTAGGCGAAGATCGGAGAGCACACCGAACAACACACTTTCTCTTTGCAGGACACACACGAAATAAAAACGCCATTGCTCCGACTCGGACTGCCATCCATATCTGCTCTCCCCTTTCCATACAAAATAAAAACCCTCTGAACATGCCAGAGGGTTAGAACGCGCACAAAGAGGCCTGCTCCCCCTGGTCGAGTTTTGGCACTATACAACGTAAAGCAAACGAGATTCGTTTCCTTAGCCACCTTATGAAAAGCCTTAATCCGGCAATCCCTGTTCTACCCATGGGCATCTTTCGATATTTCTGGGCAGTGGCCTATGTTTGCATAGGAGCCTCACCTAACGAGGAATATATGGTACCCACGAAGTATACCCCGATACGGTTGATGCTGTCAATGGGACGCTGTCACGGTGTTGTTCTTCTGTGACAATGTCACCCTATAACTGTTCTGAGATAATGTCACTATGGGACAGGAGATAATGACATTGACAAAAGCAGAAATGA
Proteins encoded in this region:
- a CDS encoding TetR/AcrR family transcriptional regulator; protein product: MDKKQLIFNCGWELFHSKGFKDTNIADIAKMAGIAVGTFYNYYSSKEKLFFEIYMKENEILKKRIVESLDMNQDPVTLVSTLVEQNISAMNSNIILKEWYNRDLFRELEHYYEEVKGNDDSIRSLYNDLFKKWKAEGKIREDIDDELLPAFFDSLAYIDSHKEEIGVRHFPQVIQYLAEFIMKGLTDCQK
- a CDS encoding aminoglycoside phosphotransferase family protein, with the translated sequence MKSGLEAEVTKISVGELQFVLKVWNRDSKPDVRNQYKLLEAFYNRGLPVSKPYGWGLDRDENSVLLTSFDGSPIEKANQRLFKALIEMLTRVHRIPLQDIDEFALPKHDFISYFYPGIEEHIDLRDLLVQLVECADMKQDCLIHGDFHIGNVLEAEGTHTIIDWTNGQLGDPRYDMAWSMVLMKIYGGMRLSTHLLSAIVKETSYTSEELELFEAIACLRWILFHRMAFLPLRKGTISRVRSILKNNGHLNEELL
- a CDS encoding DUF7660 family protein — its product is MKKILFELVDEVTDEKSFLHFMNELRKDRINHKEEWENESIEAFLEAANEWGLTSIDGLPYYNKPDNPWKRCAQILYMGKIYE
- a CDS encoding SH3 domain-containing protein, with the translated sequence MFKKVAILSLAIASTSVLAQGAYAAENKVQANVNNQHQAVTADSGLVLLSATYEIKENGVRFRSNPSLSGTVIGLLNKGDMVNGGRQDPVYADGYNWINVYSYKHNAWGWVAVNYVTEIG
- a CDS encoding RNA polymerase sigma factor, with product MLRERCERDELFFHELCDTYFKPIYKYCRKLAKSQLELMDFADECTQNTFLEARKQISKLKNHPNVEGWLFTTARNFVNLSFRAMYLKNRYEVLMTDDINNQLESRNNEIDQLIENAVDVDELYDQVLMNLSTSEYELYTDYYIQNMSIADLTRKYEVSGNAITTRIYRINKKIRSIVQTLVVSLDIG
- a CDS encoding helix-turn-helix transcriptional regulator, with translation MNTRFTEQDRSILESYDSVVEGLADYLGDASEIVLHSLEDYQHSVIKIANGHHTGRELGAPITNLALQMLQEIEQSNSKQAISYFTRSKNNRLMKSSTIAIRGEAGKIIGLLCININLDEPFSQVLQAFVPHPDLESRGQTEHFASSVEDMIQETIERTIEGVDASPDISYANRNKHIIGLLYERGVFNMRDAVTIVASALKITKHTVYLHLRNHTSKSEKKVSH
- a CDS encoding PTS sugar transporter subunit IIC — its product is MDIAIGTLLLLLVLSLFSLFSFKAPNGMKAMGALANAAVASFLVEAFQSYVGGDLFGFELAKEVGLASGSMGGVAAAALVALAMGVSPVYALLLGAACAGTGLLPGFIAGYLVSFIVKFIEKKVPDGLDLIVCIIVAAPLVRFAANIATPIVDATLLNIGGIITTAANNNPIIMGIVLGGVITVVATAPLSSMALTAMLGLTGLPMAIGALSVMGSSFMNFVFFHRMKFGDRSSTIAVAIEPLTQADVISANPIPVYVTNFLGGAMAGIVVALFNLTNNATGTATPIAGLMVMYGFNDAKTVTIAAVLCALCGIVAGFIGSIIFKNFKIRTVAEIRGTAPATGTEAA
- the sdaAB gene encoding L-serine ammonia-lyase, iron-sulfur-dependent subunit beta; the protein is MPFHSVFDIIGPIMIGPSSSHTAGANRIGRVARKLFGRLPESVTVTLYGSFAKTYRGHGTDVAIISGILDFDTADERIPDALDIAAEQGLDVQFVLSDDIVEHPNTARLTLRDKRGALEVVGVSIGGGSMEIREVIQLDDNPYGSHPMMLVLHEDKHGAVAHVTSLLAEHHINIGYMEVSRSGKGQSALMAIELDESIDDAVIHHMHKLPHIKEIWQVKTYQRTNSEGGRPCSIA
- the sdaAA gene encoding L-serine ammonia-lyase, iron-sulfur-dependent, subunit alpha; this encodes MFHSVAELLQLAEERQINISRVMLEREMKIRQQSEEEIMHMMEANLTVMEQAIEKGLKGVVSHSGLTGGDAVLLQRYIAGGHSLAGPLILDAVSKAVATNEVNAAMGIICANPTAGAAGVVPGTLFAVKEKLKPTRKQMVEFLFTAGAFGFVIANNAFISGAAGGCQAEVGSATGMAAAAIVEMAGGTPRQSAEAMAIALKNMLGLVCDPVAGLVEVPCVKRNGVGASAAVVAADMALAGIKSRIPPDEVIMAMYEVGLSMPSSLRETAEGGLANTPAGRKLEAMVLGGSQ
- a CDS encoding carboxymuconolactone decarboxylase family protein, producing the protein MSEMDNKVQAYKNEIAELESTLPDVTQAYHAFTGACFADGALDAKTKQLIALGIGLFANNEVCTLYHVNEARHKGAGDAEIMEAVAVAAAIGGGHALSQGVMRVQKALNGNGAHLS